In the Candidatus Methanoperedens sp. genome, ATTTAAAAATCAATATGTGTAAACACACTATACTTTTATTGATATTGCTACCTGATAGCCGATAGTGGTTTTTAAGAACGAAAAAGAACAGTCTAAAATTTGCTACGTGAAGCGGAAGACATTGAAAAAAGTTTTTTCAGTAACAGCGAATTAAAAACCCCCTGCTACATATAGCTGTAGGCTTAAAATTCAACTGTATAAACAAAAAACCTAAAAATAGAAAAAATGAAAAATGAAAAAAAAGAAGGGTACCCCACCAAAAAACCAAAGAAACCCTAAAACAAGTCTGCGCCTTCACGTAGCATGGGTTTTGAATTTGCTACCTCGGGTATTTTTCAACACACTCTATGGTTGTTGATTTCTAGGAAAATAATGATTGGATTGACGTGCTACTTTATACGACCTATGCTTAGTGTTTTGTCTTGCTACTTGAATTATAAAAAGATTTAAAAAGATTTGATTTTCTGTCCCGCTGCGCCCAAGGATCTCGACAGCTAGGAAGGACAGAATGTAAAAATAGGTCCACAAGGGAACTGGATCCAATATCATCACCCAAACACACGGATTTTTCTATTATGTCCTTCTGGAGAGCTGGCCAGGAATCCGGGATCAGGACAGAAATAGATTCTGTCATCCGGGATCACACCCCCATTGCATTAATCCTTCAATTCTGTCCTATAGGATCGCAGATGCAGATCTCATTGAGGGGACAGAAAAAGTCCTTATTCTCGTTTAGAAATGTGTTCATGTTGTTGTTCATGAACAATAACTATAAATATAATAACATCATAATAGATATTTGCCTTTTTCGGAAGGTATTAATGGAGTAATAAAATTTGGTAGAATCTAAAAGAAAAATAATTGAAAAATTACTGAGTGAGGGCAAAAGCCCAGAAGATATCGCAAAAGAAGCAGGCTGCACAGTGAGATACGCCTATGAGATCAAGGCATTGAACGAGCAACCCAAATCCGAGGAACCGACTGTAAAAAATCATCTTGTTGGAATCGAGGATACTTTAAAGAAACTTTCCGGTGATATCAATATAATACGGAAAGTAGAGCAAGATCCGATAATAGTCTGCCCGTGCTGCAAAGATATGACAACTCTATCAAGTGCCGAGATCTGTGGGGAATGTGGAGTTATGCTTTGTACAGACTGCATTGAGAATCATAAGCAACCCGATACTGCAAGTACCTGGAATCCATTTGAAGACAAATCGTTATGTCAAAAATACCAAGAACAAACTCAGCCAGCGATACAGAAAAAAGAGGATAAGAGGGAAAAGAATTGAAGATAGAAATGCATGATGCTTTTAGGCCAATACTCGAATCGATGATTGACGGTGTAGGGATAAAGAGTATTTCTGAAGCTCTCAACCTACACCTTTTAAGGACCTTGAAGCCCGTAAAATCAAAGAGAATACAGCAGAAAATAGGGGCTAAAGCAGAATCCACATAATCGAAGACTAATGCACCATCTTATAAATATTTGAGGTATTAAATTATATTGAATTCAGCACAATATCATGATTCAATTTTTAAGAGGGTATGGGTTTTTTCCCTCTCTCTTTTTTGATTATGCTATTTACCTTCAAAATCTCATTATATTTGGTATAGTTGGCATCCTTACCTATCACCATCGGATGGCTCAGAGCATTTGGTACTCAACCTTCAAAAAATAGAATTTGGGGCGTATATATAGAACGATCTCGGTATGCCTTGCGTATAACGATTTAGAAAAACTAAGCTTACTTTACCCCACAGAGTTGGTATAGGTTGCTAATAGCGAAAAGCATTTGAGAGAAAATGACAGTTAATAAATAAATATGAAAGAAAGATCACAGCAAATAGATGAAGTGGATGAGGCTATCATTAAATGTATCCAAGCGCAGCCTCATAAACTAAATAATATCATTACAATCACCAGATTAAATTATGAAACGGGGAGAAAACGATTAGAAAAACTGAAAAGGTATGGCTACATCACGAGTCCTAATTTTGGCTTTTATGCGATCACAAAACCGGGCTTAAATCTGCTTGAAGTTAGATCACAGGGAATAGTTACTCCCGATCTCAGGGATGATAAGATCGAAGATCTAATCAAGCTTCTACCCACAGCACCACACCAAGCATTTTTTAGGCTGCTTGTAAGCGGAATTATAGCGAAATATTGCTTATTTGATCATTTCAACGATGGCTATCCATCCTTCATTATCGGAGGTAAAACAAAAGCTTTTAAGACCTCAATAGCGAAGTTGATATGTCTTTTATTTGGCTTCAATAATGGCCTCATACATAAGTTATTCTCTGCTACCGCTGGCGAGTTCGGGATACGGAGAGTATCGACAGGAAATGGACAATTCAGACCAGAGCCATCACAGTACTTCAATGAACCTTTCATATGCCTGGATGAGCTTGATAAGACCACATCAAATGATCTGAAAAGAGTATTGCTAAATTATGCAGACGGCGCCAGAGAGTTTCCTATCGAGGGCGAACAGGTCATTAATCATTGCACGACATTAATCACGCTAAACACCAACGGCGATGTGAATGCAATAAAGTCTTTGGGAATTCATGAGGCTTACATTAGAAGGTCCGTTGTTTTGAACACTGAGCAGCTACTTGGCCAGTTAAAGGATGTTGATCTTATGGCTAAGGCTGTGTTCGATTATATGAACACAAAGACCGCGCCCAGGATAAGATTGGAGATATTAAACTCACGCCTTACCAGATTATCAGAATCCGATTATATTCTTATGCGAAATCTATTGATGGGGAATATTGCAGAAGGATATGAGAATCTTGTAGATACGCAGCCCCTGGAGCTTCTTAGTCTGGGCAGAGCCGTGTTGTTGAATGGAGACTGTCGAGAGGCCATATTCCAAACAACTTATGATAGATTGTGCTGCCTTGAAACCCTGGGCCTATCAAAAGAGGGCTGGCGTAAGAGAATGCAGGTTGAATGGGCGAGGTATCGAGCTATTGAGCAGCCGGGTATCATGGAGAAGCTGAAAGAGGCCTCGATAAAAGAGACAGAGAGAGCAACAACCTTAGAGGAAAGAAGAGCCGAACTTCAAAAACAAAGAGAAGAAAAGACAAATGAAAGACTTGAATTTTTAGCAGAAAGGGGGAAGGTAGCTGGCAGGCTCGGTAAATTAATAGAAACCCTCAAAACAATCACAAAGAATCAATCATTTGAGCCTCAAGCAAAACTACTGCTAGAGCAGTCCAGATATCTTAGAAGCAGGATCGAAAAGGCAAGCAACCAGGAAGAGTTAATGACTTACGTTAGACCTTTCAATGATCTTGCAGCAAGAGGAAAGGAAATAATTGATAGCTACAACTCCTGGGCTGCAAGTCAGAAAATAAAAGATTCCTTAGAAACCGATGGGGGGCCCTTTGAATTCTATTACGGTCAAATTAACAAACCCGTTTTTTTTGAAGTCAGCGAAGGCAATTATAAAGACAATAATGGGTGGCGTGTAAAGTTTGATTCACAAGTACTGGAAATAATCAAAGGCAATCAACGCTGGGCATTTCTAGCAGAGGTAGGATCCTTTAAACTGGGAAATAAATATGCCTTACACATACAGTCAATAGTGCGCAGACCAGAACCACGAATCCTTTTAGAAGTTGGAGGTGGATCAACCAAAATTTGACTGGATGCAAAGAATCAGTCAGAAGCATCCATAATATAAATTCTGTCTAGGTCCCGATCATAGGCCTGGGAAGCTTGGGGGACAGAATAGATTTTCTGTCCGTGCTGCAGCTGAGATCTCCGGATCCATGGAAGACAGAAATCAATGAGGTTTTATTAATATACCATCTTTCACTGTCTGAACTGCGTTATTAGATGTTGATAATTTAACCATCGCCATATCAAGGTCATCACCGCTCAGATGAACGTATATTCGAGGCATACCCGAACCCATGACCCACCCCAGATAGTTACACATTTGAGCTTCGGTTAAATGGGAAGCAAGGAAAGTTGCACGGGAATGTCTGAAAAGATGGGGGTATACTCTTTTCCTTATGTTCGCTTTAACGGCCGCCCTTTTCAATTTCATACTTAAGGCACCATAATCAAGTTCCCACACCCGTTTATCCCCGGCTCTTCCATCTATACACTCGTCCAGCGCAGGCGCAGAATCGATAAGCCTAACCCTTCTCATACCAGTTTTACCAGATACAATGATCTTTACGCCTATCGAATCAAAAAAACAGTTTTTTACCTGTAGGGTGAGTAGTTCGCCTATCCTACATCCAGATTCCCACATGCAATAAAACAAGGCGCGATCTTCTTGGCCTGATGCTGCACTTATGATTTCCTGAACTTCTTCGAAAGTGAGCAACTCCTCAGGGAGTTTTTCGCTATGGCTTTTCCCGGCTTTTATCCATGATATCATATCAGTTTTACCAGACCAGGTATAGAATTTTTTAAGGGTTACCCTGTAATCATGTTTTGTCCAGGAAGACCAATCCGACTTTTCAATCTTAGCAAGAAACCTTTTCAAGTCGTCTTTATCCGCATCGCCCAATGGTACACGAATCATTTCTGCAATAGTCTTGAGAGCATTCAAATATTTTTCAACTCTGCAAATACCAAGACCTGAAGCAAAACAATCCGTTTCAAACTTCCGGATCATGGACTTAGATTTTACAGGCATGGAACTTTTCTTAATCCTCTCTTGTATAGCACTTAACCGTTTGTCGAAATTGTAGATATCAGATTTCATATTTTATCACTTATCGTTCATGGGAACCGCGAATGCTCACAGTTCCGGATACGCTCAAATATCCGGAACCTCACAATAGTACAATAGAACTTTAGTATATTTAACACTTGTGCTAAAGTTCTAAAATATCAAAAGTAATATATACCAATAGAATCAAAATAAACTCTATGGTGGAACGTATAATAAAACCTATGACAACAGACGGAAAGATTACAATCCCCAAAGAATTAAGAGAGGAATACAACCTCAAAGACTATGTGGAGATTGTGAAGGCAAAAGATGGTATTCTCATAAAAGCACATTAATAAAAACCCACAGGATGCGATATGAGGCAGATCGCACATAGAATAGGTTATAAGTTTACATAACATATTATGCTAATCATGAGTGAAAAAACTGCTGTTAAACAACCTAAGAAGATCGGAGGGAGTCTTATGCTGGCCTTGACTGGATATGTCAGGACAGACAAGTTTTACAAAGTCGAGCGCTCTGATAAGAAAATTATCATTTCCCCCATAGAACTCTAAAACACTGTTCGTATTATTACGATTGTTTTAAAAATCCTTCTCAGGATGCGATATGAGGCACGATTTTTGCACCCATGGGAACATATAAAAAATATTATACTGCTTTTCTGTCCTTCCGGAGATCTCTGCAGCTGAGGTCCTGGGGAACAGAAATTTTATGATTTTAATTTTCTGTCCTAAGCATTCCGGGATATCCGGCAGGATCTCGGAAAGCCCGCGGACAGAATAGTCTATTTTAATATTCTGTCTTTCCTGGCAAGAGCAGCTGCGATCAGGACCCGGACAGAAATGAATAATACATGATGCAATGCCTTTTTATTTATATAACAAACCTTTATTTTAATTTAAGAGGCACAAACTAAAGAGGGGTGGAATGATCCATCCTATGATATTTCCAGTTTTCGGCAAGCATAGGACAGAAAACACCATAACCAATCGTCATGGATAAGTTTTATATCTATTCAGTATATATTAAGTATATACAGAGGTTAAAACCTTGCAGGACATCCACAGACTCCCCATTCATTTCAAGAAACATGCCGCATTGAGGCTTTTGCAGAGATTTGAGTTAAGCCTGGACGAAGTAAAGCACTGTATCAGGACAGCAAAAATCATCAAAGCGGTTGAAAAAGAGGGGAACACAGGGACCATGCAAAGTTGCCTCGGAGACTCGAAAATAAAATTCGTATTCACGATAAGAGAAAAAGCATTATGGATAATAACAGTGGAGGAATGCAAATGAGTAAATGCCCTATATGCAGCACGCCCATGCACAAAGAACGAAGAGAGATCCAGAAAGGTATCTTTGCCCAGGTTGAAGTTTGCCCTAATTGTGAAGATGAGTGGATCGATGAAAAAGAGTATGAAACTTTATATCAACTATTCACTCGAAAAACATTCAAGATAGGTGGCAGCATTGCAGTCAGGATCCCAAAAGAGCTTGCAACCCTCATAGGATTGAAAGAAGGCAGTGAAGTTAAGGTAGCTGTCAAAGATAAGAAATTGGTGATAGAGCCAGCAACATAAGTGTTCTGTCCCTCCTGGCCTGTGAGATCTCTGGCGCCATGTGGACAGAATCATTAATTGGATTTATGTCAGGATATAAGATATCAGCTACTAGGCCAGCCCGGAGGATCCGCGAAGATCCGGGAAAGTTGGACTAGGTAATTTTTACTAGTTTGTATTCATGCGAACTATCCAGATATGACCATTATTCCAAATCAGATAATTATAATATCATTTTTAAATATGTAATGACTAAAATAAAGAAATAAAATAAAAATCAAGAATCTTTCTTTTCAGTGGCCTATTTTCTAACATTGCTCTTATTGTTATTGAATAAAAAAAGACATACTTTATTTAGTCTTCTTCGTAAAAAGATCTATAAACTCTCTGGATTCCTTGATCAGGTCCTTTGATGCTTTTTTTATCACATCTATGGGGTCTGCGCCATCTGTCCTCACAAAAAGGATTGGTTCGCTGATCGTTGGATGCTTTATATCATATGTTGCTATTTCAACATGTTTGTTGTTGAGTAAAGCGGTTTTAAGCATGTTGAGCAGGGTATGGGTTTCACCTGCTACTTTAATGTTAATTTCTTTGTCTGTTTTTTTAAGGATCGTAAGTTCCATAATATCACCTAAATAATACCTGTCCCGTAATCAGAAGATAGTTTTCTCGTTTCTGTCCTTTCACATTTGGGACATTTAAGTTTGTTGTTATCCAGTTTCAGAACTGTCCTGCAATTCCCACAATAAGCCTTCATAACGCCAAGTTCCTTATTGACGGTTGACAGGCGCATGTTCCGAAGGTCAAGTACTCTTGCCTTTACAATATCAAACGGGGCGAATTCATAATACAACTCCTTGACATAGGCGTCTTTTACATTTGATACATGAATTGCGGCCTGGTCCGCATTGACGATCTCGCGTTCGCCTTTGCCTTTAATCCCTGCTATCTCAACGAGCGCAACCGAATCTTTCACATCTGTGACCTGCCCGATAACGATATCTCCAACCACAAGATGCGGAGGTGTATTCGTGACAGGTTCAACTGATATGGAACGCTCTTTATTGTTAATTTTTACAATACCGCTTGCTGATGCATAAATATTCCCCCCGTCCAGATATGCGCCACTTTTTGGGATGAATTCTTCCGAGGTTCCGATAAGGTCGCCCGGCAAAACATTTCTTGTTTCTTCTTTTTGTTCTTCCTCAACTGCTTCAACAGGTTCCCCGGCCTCAACAGGTTCTTCGGACTGGACGATTTCTTCCGTACTCTCTTCTGTAATTTCCGATTCCATGGTTACATCTTCAACTTCTTCTTCCAGCTCAAGCTCACTTTCTTTTACTTCTTTGGGTTCTTTTTCATCACCCTTGCCAAGCTTTCTCCTGCTTGTTATTTTCTTTCGTTTGATTCTAATAATTATCCCTCTGTTCTTTTCTCGATCCTGTATATCTCAACTTTTATGACCAGTCTTTCCTTCTTATGAAACCCGAATGTCCTTTTTATCGGGAAATCTATTAATTTATATTCTGTTATGACCGATGGGCTTATGAATTTTTTTATGAATTCTGCACTCTGGGCATTATGTATTGAATAAACCACGCTGCTTAATTCGAGGGCTTTCCTCAAAAAAGGGCGATCGCTTCCTTTCTTCTGCGCGCCAAAAGGCGGATTCATTACAACCGTATGCGCTTTTCCACTTATGTCGGAAATATTGCTGCATACGAACTCGACATCAACGTCAAGTTTATGTGCATTTGCCCGTGCAATCTCTAAAACTTCTTTATCATCATCAAAACCTATAACCTTTTCTGCCCCCAGGAGTTTAGCGCCAATAGCAAAAATACCACTTCCGCATCCAAGATCATAAACCGTATCTGTGAGATCTCCTTTCATAAAGGCAAAATGCAACAGCTCCGAGGCAACAGTTGCTGGTGTTGCATATTGTTCCCTGTCAGCTTTAGGTGACCTGAAACCGTCCACTTTTTCCAGCATCATCTCAAGTTGTTTTTTCTTCATGTCATTTCTTCGCGATAAAATGTATAGCTGGCAGCATGGCTTCACCATGTTCTTTTACTTTGTGGAAATACTGCTTTACAAGCGCTTTTAAACCTTCCCCGCCCTGCGTTTTTTCTAATTTTACAAGATTTCCCAGCATCAGAAGGTGCTCATTGACAAATTTCTCAGGAACCGTGATATCATGCCTGATGCTTTCAACTGTTATCTCTGCGAATCCGGCTTTATTTAGCTTGATGCTTATTTCTTCAAAATCATGCTGGTAAAGGGCTCCAACACTTTTCAGGATTTCATTAAATAGCAGATTTGACTTTTGCGCGTCATTGGTTGCAGCCCACTGCATTATCATGAATGAAAAACTTGCATCTTTATCAAGCACTCTTGCTGCCTCTTCAAACAGGAAATCAAGTTTTTCAGACGATACAAGGTCAAAATAATGATATGAAACAACTGATTTAAAGACAGAATTCTTAAATGGCAAGAGTAGCGGTTTTATAAGAACCGCATTTGAAAGTACTCTTTTTGAAGTTATCCCGAAAACAGCTGAGTTGAGTTCTTCGGATAGCATTCCCCCAAAATCCAGAATTCTGGAATCGGGAATAAGATTTGAACGTTTGATGAATTCCTGTCTGTCTTTTGCTGCGTAGGGCATAATTATCAAAATATCTCAGTTTTTATATATCCTCTGCAACTCTTATCGTGATAAGTTTTGCGACGAATAACAGAAATAGTGTTCAAATTTTAAATAGATAACTTAATTATTATCTTAAATACAATTATGGATGGATGTGAACCAATGAAAAACATAACAAAAATAATAATCTCAACATTTTTGGTCATTTTATTGTCAAATAGTGCTTTAGGATATGCTTCATATGGCGGCAATTTAAATGCTACAAATACTACTAATGCTATAGATATCCCGCAAGATACAGGGACAATCCCAACAATAGACCTTAACAACACAACAAGTTCAGACCAGAATGTCATTATAACCCAGCATCTGATAGAATTGGATGCAGTCAAATTAAAGGCAGAAAACAAATTATTTATCCGTGAAACCCTTATTTTCAAGAATATCGATACAAAGGATTTCTTTGGAGACCTGAGGACATGGGTGCCTGAAGGTTCGCAGAATTTGAAACTTGCCAGGTCGGAAATGATGACCGGCGGCGGTTTGGTGCCAATCGATCATTTGCAAAATGGGAATATAATCAGCTGGAAGGATTATGTTCCGCAAAACAAGCTGCCATTCCTTTATGCCTTAGAATATGATGTTCAACAAAAGGCAGATGGAACAATGTCAGGTGGAGAAATATTTTCAAAAAAATTAGCTGTTCCTACAATAGTTAATTATAAATATGTGGAAAATCCGACTATAGGTTCTGCTGTAGTATTAAAAATTACAAAACCGGAGGGTAATACAGTCAAATTCACTGATGAAAATGGCAACAAGGTAGCTGCGACTGAGGTGGAAGAAAAAGAGGGGATTTTCAGGTTTTCATCTCCGGAATTCAGGGAAATAAATGTTGAAATATCATCATCCTTATTACCCGCTTCCGGAAGCCAGAGCTATGCTATATATATTGTTATAGGGATATTGATAATTCTTGTTCTTTTATATCCCTACATAAAGAAAAAATTACAATCTGATAAGACCCCTGAAGATACATCAACAGAAAGTGAGACTGAAGCAACGGAAATAAACGAGGAAGAAGAAATCGAAGCTGACAGTTCCGTATCATCCGGAAAATACGAAGGAAAAAATATGAACGAGCTTTCGGACCTCAAAAACCAATTGCTTTCCAGAATAACAGACCTTGAAAAGAAATATGAATCCGGGGATCTTCTGGATGAAGATTATGAAGACAAAAGGAAATCGTACCAGGACGACCTTAAGGAAATTGATGAGATATTGAAAAAGATGGGATGACCTATCCTATCATTTTCAAAAAATAATGGTGTATCCTGTAATCATCTGTCAGTTCAGGATGAAATGCAAGGGCAAGTATATTTTTCTGTCTTGCTGCCACAATTGAATCAGTGTACTTTGAAAGTATCTCCACTTCATCAGTACATCCCGTGATGCTGGGGGCCCGTATGAATATAGCATTAAAAGGCGTGTCGAATCCATTAAAATCGATCAGGGTCTCAAATGATTCTCTCTGGCGCCCGAATGCGTTCCTGTTTACATGTATATCCATGATTCCAAGTAATGGTTGCCCCGTTTTTTCTACCTGATCATCTCCATATTTTGCAAGAAGAACAAGCCCTGCGCATGTTCCCATAATCGGGATTCCAGCGTTGGCGGCCCTCCTTATTTCCTCCGCAATGCCTTCCCGTTCCAGGAGCCTGCCAAGTGTTGTGCTTTCTCCTCCCGGCAGGATTAGAGCATCACATGAATCAACCAATCCTTTACGTTTTATTTTTATTACCCCGGCTTGAAGACCAGCATGGCGCAGTGCATTTTCTAATGCATTGATATGTTCTTCTACATTTCCCTGGATGGCGATAACTCCGATACGCATGCATCTAACTTATTATTTCAGAATATAAAATTATTCATAAATGTTCAGGATTCAGGGACAGCATATTAGGCTCACATAAAATATCCTGGCGAAAAAAGGAGCCGAATGCAAATTATGAATGTAAATGATATTTTTTTATAGAATCATGATGTTTCTGAATAAGCTGGAGTAAGCCGGAGTAAATATCATGGAAATAAAAACGCCACAGGGAATCCATAAATCAAAAGGCGGGCTAATAAGATCATTCGTTGCAACCGAGAACGGCAGGATAAAAGAAATAAACATCTCAGGAGATTTCTTCCTGTTTCCTGAAGAGTCTTTTTTCAAGATCGCCAAAGAACTGAAAGGAGTTAAGGCAAAACGTGAAGATATAGAACATAAGATCGAAGAAATTTACATACGTGAAAATATCCAGTCACCCGGAACGTCACCATCTGACTTTACTGAATCAATAATGAAAGCTCTGGAGGGATAATATGGAAGAATGGCGCTTTATTGATTTCGGACTTGTGGATATTCGCGATATGATGGCCATGGATGAAGCCATCTTAAAATCCGATGGAGGTAATACCTTTTTTTTCTGGACACCTAATAAATCCATTATCCTTGGTTTTTTCCAGAAGGCAGAGGTTGAACTGAATCTTTCAAACTGTAAAGACTATACTATCACAAGGCGCATAAGCGGTGGCGGTATTGCATTTTCAGATGACCGTCGCAGGCAGATAAATTATGGCGTTGTGGGAACTATCGATAATGAGCGGTTCCCAATGGACATTATAGGATCATATAAGCAGGTATGCGGCGTACTTATTGATACACTGATACATTACAAACTGAATGCAGCTTTTCGTCCGATAAACGATGTAGTTGTGGATAACAGGAAGATCTCAGGAAACGCCCAGACACGCTGGGAAGGAAAACTGCTCCAGAATGGAACTCTACTTCTTGATTTTGATATAGATGAGATGCTCCGGATCTCAAATATCCCGAAAGAGAAATTCATGGATAAGAAAATAGCGTCCGTAAGGGAAGGACTCACCTGGCTTGACAGGGAACTGGGGGAACAGCGTGATATGGAAGAGATAAAAAATGTTATGAAAAGTAAATTTGAAGAACGCTTTTCCATACGTCTAAAATCCGGGTCTCTTAGCCGCAAGGAAATAGAGCTTACACAAACTCTCTTGCCAAAGTATTACTCAGATGAATGGGTTTATCGCTAATGTATGATGCGATCATAGCAGGAGCAGGGCCTGCCGGGTCTGTTGCTGCAAGAACAGTAGCGCTGGCGGGTTATAGTGTCCTCATACTTGAAAAAAACGAAAGGTGCAGGTCGCCCTGTGCAGGGTATATCAGTAAAACCATAAATTTTGATGTACCTGATGAATCTGTTCTCCAGTCAGATATAAAACAAATGCGTACATATTTTCCTGACTATTCGTATCATGATTTTTCACTGAATGGGTATGTCGTGGATAGACCTTTGTTTGATATGAGTTTACTCTCAAAAGCAAAAGAATCAGGGGCGAAGATCATGTGGAATTCACCGCTGATCGATATAAGTTACGGTAAGGTGAAATTCCGTAACGGGAATGCGTCTGGAAAAATAATCGTTGGCGCAGATGGTGTTTTTTCAAAAACTGCGTCAATACTGGGATTGCAGCCGCAAAGATTTGCTGCCTGCGCCCAGTATCACATTCAAGGTATCGAACTTCTTTCGCAAACATGTGAGATTTTTTTTGATTACGATTATGCCCCGGGCGGATATATCTGGGTATATCCGACAGGGGAAAATTCAGCTAAAGTAGGGCTGGGAATGA is a window encoding:
- a CDS encoding NAD(P)/FAD-dependent oxidoreductase, which produces MGLSLMYDAIIAGAGPAGSVAARTVALAGYSVLILEKNERCRSPCAGYISKTINFDVPDESVLQSDIKQMRTYFPDYSYHDFSLNGYVVDRPLFDMSLLSKAKESGAKIMWNSPLIDISYGKVKFRNGNASGKIIVGADGVFSKTASILGLQPQRFAACAQYHIQGIELLSQTCEIFFDYDYAPGGYIWVYPTGENSAKVGLGMIKGKRSPRENLDAFIEGSKITNRLSGKRTGYIAGALPIGGLREKLVSGNVLLAGDSAGMADPVTGAGINNAILAGELAGKTIIKALENEDIAQLCEYETKIRKLLGRPLGRALEKRIKMDACCNNQLLQEHLPKIWVTFKQYRV
- a CDS encoding lipoate--protein ligase family protein, with translation MEEWRFIDFGLVDIRDMMAMDEAILKSDGGNTFFFWTPNKSIILGFFQKAEVELNLSNCKDYTITRRISGGGIAFSDDRRRQINYGVVGTIDNERFPMDIIGSYKQVCGVLIDTLIHYKLNAAFRPINDVVVDNRKISGNAQTRWEGKLLQNGTLLLDFDIDEMLRISNIPKEKFMDKKIASVREGLTWLDRELGEQRDMEEIKNVMKSKFEERFSIRLKSGSLSRKEIELTQTLLPKYYSDEWVYR
- a CDS encoding AbrB/MazE/SpoVT family DNA-binding domain-containing protein; this translates as MSKCPICSTPMHKERREIQKGIFAQVEVCPNCEDEWIDEKEYETLYQLFTRKTFKIGGSIAVRIPKELATLIGLKEGSEVKVAVKDKKLVIEPAT
- a CDS encoding methyltransferase, encoding MKKKQLEMMLEKVDGFRSPKADREQYATPATVASELLHFAFMKGDLTDTVYDLGCGSGIFAIGAKLLGAEKVIGFDDDKEVLEIARANAHKLDVDVEFVCSNISDISGKAHTVVMNPPFGAQKKGSDRPFLRKALELSSVVYSIHNAQSAEFIKKFISPSVITEYKLIDFPIKRTFGFHKKERLVIKVEIYRIEKRTEG
- a CDS encoding DNA-directed RNA polymerase subunit L, whose amino-acid sequence is MELTILKKTDKEINIKVAGETHTLLNMLKTALLNNKHVEIATYDIKHPTISEPILFVRTDGADPIDVIKKASKDLIKESREFIDLFTKKTK
- a CDS encoding RNA-binding protein, with the protein product MESEITEESTEEIVQSEEPVEAGEPVEAVEEEQKEETRNVLPGDLIGTSEEFIPKSGAYLDGGNIYASASGIVKINNKERSISVEPVTNTPPHLVVGDIVIGQVTDVKDSVALVEIAGIKGKGEREIVNADQAAIHVSNVKDAYVKELYYEFAPFDIVKARVLDLRNMRLSTVNKELGVMKAYCGNCRTVLKLDNNKLKCPKCERTETRKLSSDYGTGII
- the pdxT gene encoding pyridoxal 5'-phosphate synthase glutaminase subunit PdxT yields the protein MRIGVIAIQGNVEEHINALENALRHAGLQAGVIKIKRKGLVDSCDALILPGGESTTLGRLLEREGIAEEIRRAANAGIPIMGTCAGLVLLAKYGDDQVEKTGQPLLGIMDIHVNRNAFGRQRESFETLIDFNGFDTPFNAIFIRAPSITGCTDEVEILSKYTDSIVAARQKNILALAFHPELTDDYRIHHYFLKMIG
- a CDS encoding lipoate--protein ligase family protein, coding for MEIKTPQGIHKSKGGLIRSFVATENGRIKEINISGDFFLFPEESFFKIAKELKGVKAKREDIEHKIEEIYIRENIQSPGTSPSDFTESIMKALEG
- a CDS encoding DUF4258 domain-containing protein, producing the protein MQDIHRLPIHFKKHAALRLLQRFELSLDEVKHCIRTAKIIKAVEKEGNTGTMQSCLGDSKIKFVFTIREKALWIITVEECK
- a CDS encoding AbrB/MazE/SpoVT family DNA-binding domain-containing protein, with the protein product MVERIIKPMTTDGKITIPKELREEYNLKDYVEIVKAKDGILIKAH
- a CDS encoding helix-turn-helix domain-containing protein, translating into MVESKRKIIEKLLSEGKSPEDIAKEAGCTVRYAYEIKALNEQPKSEEPTVKNHLVGIEDTLKKLSGDINIIRKVEQDPIIVCPCCKDMTTLSSAEICGECGVMLCTDCIENHKQPDTASTWNPFEDKSLCQKYQEQTQPAIQKKEDKREKN